A region of Flavobacterium album DNA encodes the following proteins:
- a CDS encoding UDP-2,3-diacylglucosamine diphosphatase translates to MRKREVDLVVISDVHLGTYGCHSKELLRYLKSINPKQIILNGDIIDIWQFSKSYWPESHMKVLRRIMKFVSDGVPVYYLTGNHDEMLRKFADINLGSFRLLNKLVLKINGEKAWFFHGDVFDVTMQNSKWLAKMGAVGYDTLILINSFVNWCLTKMGREKMSFSQRIKKRFKDAVKFINDFETTAAGLAIDKGYAYVVCGHIHQPEMREISNSKGKVLYLNSGDWVESLTALEYNMGQWSIFNYRTDYKEQPDEPDDFEDAFDTEDLNDMLDIKSLLIQFKLDTE, encoded by the coding sequence ATGAGAAAGCGTGAAGTTGACTTAGTTGTAATATCAGATGTGCACCTCGGCACCTACGGCTGCCACTCCAAAGAACTGCTGCGCTACCTGAAAAGCATCAACCCCAAACAGATCATCCTGAACGGTGATATCATCGACATCTGGCAATTCAGCAAATCCTACTGGCCGGAGTCGCACATGAAGGTCCTGCGCCGCATCATGAAGTTCGTTTCCGATGGCGTGCCCGTATATTACCTCACCGGCAACCATGACGAAATGCTCCGTAAGTTTGCCGACATCAACCTCGGGAGCTTCCGGCTGCTGAACAAGCTCGTGCTGAAGATCAACGGCGAGAAGGCATGGTTTTTCCACGGAGATGTTTTTGATGTCACGATGCAGAATTCGAAATGGCTTGCCAAGATGGGCGCTGTGGGCTATGACACCCTGATACTCATCAACAGTTTTGTGAACTGGTGCCTTACCAAAATGGGGCGCGAGAAGATGAGCTTTTCGCAACGCATAAAAAAGCGGTTCAAGGATGCGGTAAAATTTATCAACGACTTCGAAACTACGGCTGCAGGGCTCGCCATTGATAAAGGATATGCCTATGTAGTTTGCGGACACATCCACCAGCCGGAAATGCGTGAAATAAGCAACAGTAAGGGCAAAGTGCTGTACCTTAATTCGGGCGACTGGGTAGAGAGCCTTACAGCGCTGGAATATAATATGGGCCAATGGAGTATTTTTAACTACAGGACCGACTATAAGGAGCAGCCGGACGAACCGGATGATTTTGAAGATGCCTTTGATACCGAAGACCTGAACGATATGCTCGACATCAAGTCACTGCTGATACAGTTTAAACTGGATACGGAGTAG
- a CDS encoding glycosyltransferase family protein, whose protein sequence is MKILYAIQGTGNGHLSRSMDVVPCLLKHGEVDVLVSGIQGDLTLPFPIKYKLRGLSFIFGKSGGVSLWKTAAKTNFRKLRKEINTLPVEKYDLVINDFEPVSAWACYFKNKPCISLSHQSAVLAPDSPKPEHEDMMGKLILNNYAPNTAAYGFHFASNGHTIFTPVIRKQVREQKITDKGHYTVYLPSYDDRRLIKRLSVYKAVKWDVFSKHNKKQFTIGNITVQPINNEKFTQSMASSSGVLCGAGFETPAEALFLGKKLLVIPMKNQYEQHLNAAALKVMGVPVVKSLKPKYLETIFDWLENGQVIPVDYPDITQQIVDMILQKHTSSGITNKSPEITNGA, encoded by the coding sequence ATGAAAATACTCTACGCGATCCAGGGAACAGGCAATGGCCACCTGAGCCGGTCTATGGATGTTGTGCCCTGCCTTTTAAAGCATGGTGAAGTCGATGTCCTTGTCAGTGGCATACAGGGCGACCTTACACTTCCGTTTCCCATAAAATACAAATTGCGGGGCCTTAGCTTTATTTTCGGGAAGAGCGGCGGGGTGAGCTTATGGAAAACGGCTGCAAAGACCAATTTCAGGAAGCTGCGCAAAGAGATCAACACCCTGCCAGTGGAAAAATACGACCTTGTCATCAACGATTTCGAGCCCGTTTCGGCATGGGCCTGCTACTTTAAGAACAAGCCCTGCATTTCGTTAAGCCATCAATCTGCCGTATTGGCGCCGGACTCGCCAAAGCCGGAACATGAAGACATGATGGGCAAGCTGATACTCAATAACTACGCGCCCAATACCGCCGCCTATGGGTTTCATTTCGCATCCAACGGTCATACAATATTCACACCTGTAATACGCAAACAGGTACGGGAGCAGAAAATTACAGACAAAGGGCACTATACGGTTTACCTTCCGTCTTATGATGACCGCAGGCTCATCAAAAGGCTGTCGGTTTACAAAGCCGTAAAGTGGGACGTATTCTCAAAACACAACAAGAAACAGTTTACCATAGGCAACATTACGGTACAGCCTATTAATAACGAAAAATTTACCCAAAGCATGGCATCTTCGTCCGGTGTGCTGTGCGGTGCAGGCTTTGAGACCCCGGCCGAAGCGCTTTTTCTTGGCAAAAAACTATTGGTTATACCCATGAAAAACCAGTACGAGCAGCACCTCAATGCTGCCGCGCTAAAGGTTATGGGCGTGCCTGTGGTGAAAAGCCTGAAGCCAAAATATTTGGAAACCATTTTTGATTGGCTGGAAAACGGGCAGGTAATTCCCGTTGACTATCCCGATATCACGCAGCAGATTGTAGACATGATCCTGCAAAAACACACATCTTCCGGCATTACTAATAAAAGCCCTGAAATTACAAATGGAGCTTAA
- a CDS encoding GH1 family beta-glucosidase → MELNDTDLLSRDQFGESFKWGVSTAAYQIEGGHDTDEKGLSIWDIFTAKSGSIANGHNANIACDFYNRYPEDIALVKELNIPNLRFSLSWPRIMPEGTGKVNQKGIDFYNRVIDSCLENGIEPWITLYHWDLPHELEMKGGWVNRDIISWFAEYVEVCAKNFGDRVKHWMVMNEPMVFTGAGYFMGLHAPGKKGLPNFLPAAHHAILSMAEGGRVLRNLLPDAEIGTTFSCSYIEPYTAGPKDFAAAKRADALLNRLFIEPVLGLGYPREDLPVLKKLHKYIQPGDEEKMKFDFDFIGVQNYTREVVKHSIFVPYLNAVLVKAQNRKVPLTAMGWEIYPPSIYHMLKKYGAYEGVKKIYITENGAAFTDQPVNGEVKDDQRIQYINDHLKQVLNAKNEGVNVRGYFVWTLLDNFEWAEGYHPRFGLVHVDFDTQQRIIKASGHWYKSFLQGQ, encoded by the coding sequence ATGGAGCTTAACGATACAGATTTACTTAGCAGGGACCAGTTTGGCGAATCGTTTAAGTGGGGCGTTTCTACAGCGGCCTACCAGATCGAGGGCGGGCACGATACCGATGAGAAAGGCCTTTCTATATGGGATATTTTTACGGCAAAGAGCGGCAGCATCGCCAACGGGCATAATGCCAACATAGCCTGCGATTTTTATAACCGCTATCCCGAAGATATTGCCCTTGTAAAAGAGCTGAACATCCCCAACCTCAGGTTCTCTCTTTCATGGCCCCGGATCATGCCCGAAGGTACCGGAAAGGTAAACCAAAAGGGAATCGATTTTTACAACAGGGTGATCGACAGCTGCCTTGAAAACGGCATAGAGCCCTGGATTACATTATACCACTGGGATCTTCCGCACGAACTTGAGATGAAAGGCGGCTGGGTAAACCGCGATATCATTTCGTGGTTTGCTGAGTATGTTGAGGTCTGTGCGAAAAATTTTGGCGACAGGGTAAAGCACTGGATGGTTATGAACGAACCGATGGTGTTTACCGGAGCGGGTTACTTCATGGGGCTGCATGCTCCGGGCAAAAAAGGGCTGCCCAATTTCCTTCCGGCTGCCCACCACGCCATATTGAGCATGGCAGAGGGCGGAAGGGTACTACGAAACCTCTTGCCGGATGCCGAAATAGGTACCACTTTCTCCTGTTCTTATATTGAGCCCTACACCGCCGGCCCGAAAGATTTTGCCGCAGCAAAAAGGGCCGATGCCTTACTCAACCGTTTGTTTATTGAGCCTGTACTTGGACTGGGCTATCCGCGCGAAGATTTGCCGGTGCTGAAAAAGCTGCACAAATACATACAGCCGGGCGATGAGGAAAAAATGAAGTTCGATTTTGATTTTATCGGTGTGCAGAATTATACCCGTGAAGTTGTAAAGCACTCCATATTTGTCCCTTACCTTAATGCAGTACTTGTAAAAGCGCAAAACCGCAAAGTGCCCCTGACCGCAATGGGGTGGGAGATATATCCCCCATCCATATATCACATGCTGAAAAAATATGGCGCTTATGAAGGAGTGAAAAAGATTTATATTACCGAAAACGGGGCAGCCTTCACCGACCAGCCGGTTAATGGCGAGGTAAAGGATGACCAGCGAATACAATATATAAACGATCACCTCAAACAGGTTCTCAATGCAAAGAATGAAGGCGTAAACGTCCGGGGTTATTTTGTATGGACACTCCTTGACAACTTTGAATGGGCCGAAGGCTACCACCCGCGTTTCGGCCTCGTACATGTGGATTTTGACACACAGCAGCGCATCATCAAAGCATCCGGGCATTGGTATAAGTCTTTTTTGCAGGGCCAATAA